Proteins encoded in a region of the Pseudomonas denitrificans (nom. rej.) genome:
- a CDS encoding carbon-nitrogen hydrolase family protein, with product MTRVAIIQAASVPYEPMASVEKAAGILRRVAEQGAKLAVFPEAYIGGYPKGAAFGSVVGNRSAAGRELYQRYVEGAVALDGPELAALAESVEQTGVTTVVGIIERHGRTLYCTAVTLAPGRGIAGYHRKLMPTGQERLIWGFGDGSTIEPVQTEFGVLGSVICWENYMPALRQAMYAQGVQLYCAPTADDRPTWAASMQHIALEGRVFVLSACQAIRLGEYPPQHREAFGLAHQEDDYVMRGGSMIVSPLGEVLAGPVFDCETELYADLDMGLLEQGNLDFDVVGHYARPDVFELKVNTAPLRPVTFEG from the coding sequence ATGACCCGTGTAGCAATCATCCAGGCCGCCTCCGTTCCCTACGAGCCCATGGCCAGCGTCGAGAAGGCCGCCGGCATCCTGCGCCGGGTGGCGGAGCAGGGCGCGAAACTGGCGGTATTCCCCGAGGCTTACATCGGCGGCTACCCCAAGGGCGCAGCCTTTGGCAGCGTGGTGGGCAACCGCAGTGCCGCCGGGCGCGAGCTCTATCAGCGCTACGTCGAGGGCGCCGTGGCGCTGGACGGCCCGGAGCTGGCCGCGCTGGCCGAAAGTGTCGAGCAGACGGGCGTGACCACGGTGGTCGGCATTATCGAGCGCCACGGCCGCACCCTCTACTGCACCGCCGTGACCCTGGCGCCCGGCCGGGGTATCGCCGGCTATCACCGCAAGCTGATGCCCACCGGGCAGGAGCGCTTGATCTGGGGTTTCGGCGACGGCTCGACCATCGAGCCGGTGCAGACCGAGTTCGGTGTGCTGGGCAGTGTGATCTGCTGGGAGAACTACATGCCGGCGCTGCGCCAGGCCATGTATGCGCAGGGTGTGCAGCTGTACTGCGCGCCGACGGCGGATGATCGCCCGACCTGGGCGGCGTCGATGCAGCACATCGCGCTGGAAGGCCGGGTGTTCGTGCTCTCGGCCTGCCAGGCGATCCGCCTTGGCGAGTACCCGCCGCAGCACCGCGAGGCTTTCGGCCTGGCGCATCAGGAAGACGACTACGTCATGCGCGGCGGCAGCATGATCGTCAGTCCGCTGGGCGAGGTGCTGGCCGGGCCGGTGTTCGATTGCGAGACCGAGCTTTACGCCGACCTCGACATGGGCCTGCTGGAGCAGGGCAACCTCGACTTCGACGTGGTCGGCCACTACGCGCGGCCGGACGTCTTCGAACTCAAGGTCAATACTGCGCCACTGCGCCCGGTGACTTTCGAGGGTTGA
- a CDS encoding carboxymuconolactone decarboxylase family protein, which yields MSEPASTAHKAFGDIAPALADYTDQVLFGDVWERPGLSPRDRSLVTVSSLVARYQANELYFHLGKALDNGLTREELIEAITHLAFYSGWPTASTALGVARRVFAERDAA from the coding sequence ATGAGCGAACCAGCTTCCACCGCCCACAAGGCTTTCGGCGATATCGCCCCGGCGCTGGCCGACTACACCGACCAGGTGCTGTTCGGCGATGTCTGGGAGCGCCCCGGGCTTTCGCCGCGTGACCGCAGCCTGGTCACCGTCTCGAGCCTGGTGGCGCGCTACCAGGCCAATGAACTGTATTTCCACCTGGGCAAGGCGCTGGACAACGGCCTGACCCGCGAGGAACTGATCGAAGCCATCACCCACCTGGCTTTCTATTCCGGCTGGCCCACGGCCTCCACCGCGCTGGGCGTCGCCCGCCGCGTGTTCGCCGAGCGCGATGCCGCCTGA
- a CDS encoding aldo/keto reductase has protein sequence MDKRTLGHNGLQVSTLGLGCMGLSYGYGPAVDRYDGIRLLRTAFDSGVTFFDTAEAYGPFANEELLGEALAPVRDQVVIATKFGFRDGDVSLGLDSRPENIRAVAEASLKRLKTDRIDLFYQHRVDPNVPMEDVAGAVGELIREGKVKHFGLSEAGPQSIRRAHAVQPVAALQSEYSLWWREPEKEILPLLAELGIGFVPFSPLGKGFLTGAIDERTQFSASDFRNVVPRFSEENRKANAGLIDVLGRLAESKGATRAQIAIAWLLAQQPWIVPIPGTTKLHRLEENLGAASLVLDATDLAAIEAALREIEIVGERYPAHLQQRVGR, from the coding sequence ATGGACAAGCGCACACTCGGCCACAACGGCCTGCAGGTATCGACACTGGGCCTGGGCTGCATGGGCCTGAGCTACGGCTACGGGCCGGCGGTCGACCGTTACGATGGCATTCGTTTGTTACGTACCGCCTTCGACAGTGGCGTAACCTTCTTCGACACCGCCGAGGCCTACGGCCCGTTCGCCAACGAGGAGCTGCTGGGCGAGGCCCTGGCGCCAGTGCGCGACCAGGTGGTGATCGCCACCAAGTTCGGCTTCAGGGACGGTGACGTTTCCCTCGGCCTGGACAGCCGCCCGGAGAACATCCGCGCCGTGGCGGAAGCCTCGCTCAAGCGCCTGAAGACCGACCGCATCGACCTCTTCTACCAGCACCGGGTCGACCCGAACGTGCCCATGGAAGACGTCGCCGGCGCCGTCGGCGAGCTGATCCGCGAAGGCAAGGTGAAGCACTTCGGTCTTTCCGAAGCCGGCCCGCAATCGATCCGCCGCGCCCATGCGGTGCAGCCGGTGGCGGCGCTGCAAAGCGAGTACTCGCTGTGGTGGCGCGAGCCGGAGAAGGAAATCCTCCCGCTGCTGGCCGAACTGGGCATCGGTTTCGTGCCCTTCAGCCCGCTGGGCAAGGGCTTCCTCACCGGCGCCATCGACGAGCGCACGCAGTTCTCGGCCAGCGATTTCCGCAATGTCGTGCCGCGCTTCTCCGAGGAGAACCGCAAGGCCAATGCCGGGCTGATCGACGTGCTCGGCCGCCTAGCCGAGAGCAAGGGCGCGACCCGCGCGCAGATCGCCATCGCCTGGCTGCTGGCCCAGCAGCCCTGGATTGTGCCGATCCCTGGCACCACCAAGCTGCATCGCCTGGAAGAAAACCTCGGCGCGGCCTCGCTGGTGCTGGACGCCACCGACCTCGCCGCCATCGAAGCGGCGCTGCGCGAGATCGAGATCGTCGGCGAACGCTACCCGGCGCACCTGCAGCAACGCGTCGGACGCTGA
- a CDS encoding MFS transporter: protein MDAISQSVGASSIRTRGGQSDIRKRAIAVGIGNFMEWFDFAIYGYFAAVIGMLFFPSSAPGVSLLSSLAVFAVGFLSRPFGALILGPIGDRFGRRAVLIITVFGMGVCTTIIGLLPSYEAIGIAAPILLIAMRFIQGMMVGGEWSSAGIYIVESAPSNRRATAASVITGTAGLAFLFGTFTAASISSALDDAQLAAWGWRLPFVASIVMTGIAVFIRRKLGDTPVYEEMVRQRDALKAQAPSKAVRRRAFITTFAFSALFGVSLYYFITYANNHLVSTVGLPRSSALWLCSIALVVYVIVNPLIGRLSDAIGRRKLLLGAATALTVLAYPIFLLLNTGNPLAILAGLTVMGLLVAITAVMDVVLLVEVFPASIRSTGAALGHNLALAILAGPGPFIAAALIRQTGDANLPAAYLAAVSLVCLVVLWKTLPETRDNDISRF, encoded by the coding sequence GTGGACGCGATTTCGCAAAGCGTGGGTGCAAGCAGCATCCGTACCAGGGGCGGGCAGTCGGATATCCGCAAGCGGGCCATCGCGGTCGGCATCGGCAACTTCATGGAGTGGTTCGACTTCGCCATCTACGGCTACTTCGCCGCAGTGATCGGCATGCTGTTCTTTCCCTCCAGCGCGCCGGGAGTCTCGCTGCTCTCGTCGCTGGCGGTGTTCGCCGTGGGCTTTCTTTCGCGGCCGTTCGGCGCGCTGATCCTCGGTCCCATCGGTGACCGCTTCGGCCGCCGCGCGGTGCTGATCATCACGGTGTTCGGCATGGGCGTGTGCACCACCATCATCGGCCTGTTGCCCTCCTATGAGGCAATCGGCATCGCCGCGCCGATCCTGCTGATCGCCATGCGCTTCATCCAGGGCATGATGGTTGGCGGCGAGTGGTCCAGCGCCGGCATCTACATCGTCGAGAGCGCGCCGTCGAACCGCCGCGCCACCGCCGCCAGCGTGATCACCGGCACCGCCGGGCTGGCCTTCCTGTTCGGCACCTTCACCGCTGCGAGCATTTCCTCGGCGCTGGATGATGCGCAGTTGGCGGCCTGGGGCTGGCGCCTGCCGTTCGTGGCGTCCATCGTGATGACCGGCATCGCCGTGTTCATCCGCCGCAAGCTGGGGGATACGCCGGTCTACGAGGAAATGGTGCGCCAGCGCGATGCGCTCAAGGCGCAGGCGCCGAGCAAGGCCGTGCGCCGCCGGGCGTTCATCACGACCTTCGCCTTCTCCGCGCTGTTCGGCGTGTCGCTGTACTACTTCATCACCTACGCCAACAACCACCTGGTCAGCACCGTCGGCCTGCCGCGCAGCAGCGCGCTGTGGCTGTGCAGCATCGCGCTGGTGGTCTACGTGATCGTCAACCCGCTGATCGGCCGCCTGAGCGACGCCATCGGCCGGCGCAAACTGTTGCTGGGCGCGGCCACTGCGCTGACTGTGCTGGCCTACCCGATCTTCCTGTTGCTCAACACCGGCAACCCGCTGGCGATCCTCGCCGGGCTCACGGTGATGGGCTTGCTGGTGGCGATCACCGCAGTGATGGACGTGGTGCTGCTCGTGGAGGTCTTCCCGGCATCGATCCGCTCCACCGGCGCGGCCCTGGGCCACAACCTGGCCCTGGCGATCCTCGCCGGCCCCGGTCCCTTCATCGCTGCAGCGCTGATCCGCCAGACCGGCGACGCGAACCTGCCGGCGGCTTATCTGGCGGCGGTCTCCCTGGTTTGCCTGGTGGTGCTGTGGAAGACCCTGCCGGAAACCCGTGACAACGACATCAGCCGCTTCTAG
- a CDS encoding NAD(P)-dependent alcohol dehydrogenase: MKTLGYAAQNPQDPLGPFTFERRSLRDNDVAMDVLYCGVCHSDLHQARNDWGFSRYPMVPGHEIVGRVTAVGPKVTRYKVGDAVAVGCMVDSCQECDQCRKGEEQLCRQGNTQTYNGVDRVTREATQGGYSKQLVVREEFVLRVPDGLDLSKAAPLLCAGITTYSPLRTWNVGPGSRVGVVGLGGLGHMAVKLAIGLGATVTVLSRSADKRSDAMELGADALLVSSDAQAMKAAANSFDLIIDTVPVKHDLKPYMPLLDIDGTLVMVGQVGPIDEISSIPLLLGRRRIAGSPIGGIAETQEMLDFCGKKNILPECEMIRMDEINQAYERMERSDVRYRFVIDLATLS, from the coding sequence ATGAAGACCCTTGGATACGCCGCGCAGAACCCGCAGGACCCGCTCGGCCCCTTCACCTTCGAGCGCCGTTCGCTGCGCGACAACGACGTGGCGATGGACGTGCTCTACTGCGGCGTCTGTCATTCCGACCTGCACCAGGCCCGCAACGACTGGGGCTTCAGTCGTTACCCGATGGTGCCGGGCCACGAGATCGTCGGCCGGGTCACCGCCGTCGGACCGAAGGTGACGCGCTACAAGGTCGGCGACGCCGTGGCGGTGGGCTGCATGGTGGACTCCTGCCAGGAGTGCGATCAGTGCCGCAAGGGGGAGGAGCAGTTGTGCCGGCAGGGCAATACCCAGACTTACAACGGCGTTGATCGCGTGACCCGCGAAGCGACCCAGGGTGGTTATTCCAAGCAGTTGGTGGTGCGCGAGGAGTTCGTCCTGCGCGTGCCGGACGGCCTGGACCTGAGCAAGGCGGCGCCGCTGCTGTGCGCCGGCATCACCACCTATTCGCCGCTGCGTACCTGGAACGTAGGGCCGGGCAGCCGCGTGGGCGTGGTCGGTCTCGGCGGGCTGGGCCACATGGCGGTGAAGCTCGCCATCGGCCTGGGTGCCACGGTCACAGTGCTCAGCCGCTCGGCGGACAAGCGCAGCGATGCCATGGAGCTGGGCGCCGATGCGCTGCTGGTGTCGTCGGATGCGCAGGCGATGAAGGCTGCGGCCAACAGCTTCGACCTGATCATCGATACCGTGCCGGTGAAGCACGATCTGAAACCCTACATGCCGCTGCTGGATATCGACGGCACGCTGGTGATGGTCGGGCAGGTTGGCCCCATCGACGAGATCAGCAGTATCCCGCTGCTGCTCGGCCGTCGGCGCATCGCCGGATCGCCCATCGGCGGCATCGCCGAGACTCAGGAAATGCTCGATTTCTGCGGCAAGAAGAACATCCTGCCGGAGTGCGAGATGATCCGCATGGACGAGATCAACCAGGCCTACGAGCGCATGGAACGCTCCGACGTGCGCTACCGCTTCGTCATCGATCTGGCCACGCTGTCCTGA
- a CDS encoding aldo/keto reductase, whose protein sequence is MEYRYLGRSALKVSPLCLGAMMFGGETDEPTSRRIIDKAFEQGVNFIDTADVYHKGRSEEVVGRAVAARRDDWVIASKFGNALGEGPNNRGQSRKWIYQAVEDSLRRLGTDYLDILYFHRTDVDAPLEEGLRAVGELIRQGKVRYYGLSNFRGWRIAEVVRLADQLGMDRPVCSEPLYNLVDRTAEVEQLPVAGHYGIGVVPYSPLARGVLTGKYRPGAEPPADSRVGRGDKRIQQTEWRPESLQIAQRIAEHAIARGTTPAAFALAWVLNNPLVSSLIAGPRTEEHWDGYLPALDLQLTAEDEAFVDSLVPPGHASTPGYSDPAYPVEGRPARR, encoded by the coding sequence ATGGAATACCGTTACCTGGGCCGTAGCGCCCTGAAAGTGTCGCCCCTGTGCCTGGGCGCGATGATGTTCGGCGGCGAGACGGACGAACCGACCTCGCGCCGCATCATCGACAAGGCCTTCGAGCAGGGCGTCAATTTCATCGACACCGCCGACGTCTACCACAAGGGCCGCTCCGAAGAGGTGGTGGGTCGTGCGGTGGCTGCCCGGCGCGATGACTGGGTGATCGCCAGCAAGTTCGGCAACGCCCTGGGCGAGGGGCCGAACAACCGCGGCCAGTCGCGCAAGTGGATCTACCAGGCGGTGGAAGACAGCCTGCGCCGGCTGGGCACCGATTACCTGGACATCCTCTACTTCCACCGCACCGACGTCGATGCGCCGCTGGAAGAGGGCCTGCGTGCGGTGGGCGAGCTGATCCGCCAGGGCAAGGTGCGCTACTACGGCCTGTCCAACTTCCGTGGCTGGCGCATCGCCGAAGTGGTGCGCCTGGCCGACCAACTGGGCATGGACCGGCCGGTCTGCAGCGAGCCGCTGTACAACCTGGTGGACCGCACCGCCGAGGTCGAGCAATTGCCTGTCGCCGGCCACTACGGCATCGGGGTGGTGCCCTACAGCCCGCTGGCCCGCGGCGTGCTCACCGGCAAGTACCGGCCCGGCGCCGAGCCGCCGGCGGATTCACGCGTCGGCCGTGGCGACAAGCGTATCCAGCAGACCGAATGGCGCCCCGAATCCCTGCAGATCGCCCAGCGCATCGCCGAGCATGCGATCGCCCGTGGCACTACGCCGGCAGCGTTCGCCCTGGCCTGGGTGCTGAACAACCCGCTGGTCAGCTCGCTGATTGCCGGCCCGCGCACCGAGGAGCACTGGGATGGCTACCTGCCGGCGCTGGACCTCCAGCTGACCGCCGAGGACGAAGCCTTCGTCGACAGCCTGGTGCCGCCCGGCCATGCCTCCACCCCCGGCTACAGCGATCCCGCCTATCCCGTCGAAGGCCGCCCGGCCCGTCGTTGA